One window of Mycoplasma cottewii genomic DNA carries:
- the ytpR gene encoding YtpR family tRNA-binding protein: protein MNSLKFGVFYNKQFDTLLVSFSDKPATDTEIINNVVVLKNKNQVVGVNIFEVSKDIQIKDSFCSEKQEVVEYVENVLKDIYPVKQEKQFLIGKILSCKAIEGTHLHLCEVDIKQEVLQIVCGASNARKGLAVVVATSGSWMPNGSLITEGKVKGIDSFGMLCSARELKLEKESQGIIELGSEYSNKIGQSFWGVYYDEQKQV, encoded by the coding sequence ATGAATAGTTTAAAATTTGGGGTCTTTTATAACAAACAATTTGATACATTATTAGTTAGTTTTTCAGACAAACCAGCAACTGATACAGAAATTATCAATAACGTTGTTGTTTTAAAAAATAAAAATCAAGTAGTTGGTGTAAATATCTTTGAAGTTTCAAAAGATATACAAATCAAAGATTCATTTTGTTCTGAAAAACAAGAAGTAGTTGAATATGTAGAAAACGTTTTAAAAGACATTTATCCGGTTAAACAAGAAAAACAATTTTTAATAGGTAAAATATTAAGTTGTAAGGCTATAGAAGGTACTCACCTTCATTTATGTGAAGTTGATATAAAACAAGAAGTGCTTCAAATTGTTTGTGGTGCTTCTAATGCTAGAAAAGGTTTAGCCGTTGTTGTTGCAACTTCAGGAAGTTGAATGCCTAATGGATCACTAATAACTGAAGGAAAAGTTAAAGGAATAGATTCTTTTGGTATGTTATGTAGTGCAAGAGAATTAAAATTAGAAAAAGAAAGTCAAGGTATCATTGAACTAGGTTCTGAATATTCAAACAAGATAGGTCAGAGTTTTTGAGGTGTTTATTATGATGAACAAAAACAAGTTTAA
- a CDS encoding DegV family protein → MKVAILTDSSFDGRVSKYENLYVIPLMITTEDGQTFYDNESLTKDYFYELLENQTLKTSQSAPGDMFKIWDNLLEQYDQIVFLPISSQLSGQFNTFKMLSQTEDKYKDKVFVCDTKSVSVVLQEMIRKVSEWINQGKTGSEIQQLVEQASNDFIAFIIPKNLETLKKGGRIKPAAAAIAKMLKITPILRYDGSIDKETTARTFKKAISTALELLKDEIQDLKHIDISYSKMDNECLCSIEEIIKEYDLEIRIKSELTNVIAAHTGKETIALVAWKK, encoded by the coding sequence ATTAAAGTAGCAATTCTTACAGATTCTTCTTTTGATGGAAGAGTTTCAAAATATGAAAATTTATACGTAATTCCTTTGATGATCACAACAGAAGATGGTCAAACTTTTTATGATAACGAAAGTTTAACAAAGGATTATTTTTACGAACTATTAGAAAATCAAACACTAAAAACTAGTCAAAGTGCACCTGGTGATATGTTTAAAATTTGAGATAACTTATTAGAACAATATGATCAAATTGTATTTTTACCTATCTCAAGTCAATTAAGTGGTCAATTTAACACTTTTAAAATGCTAAGTCAAACTGAAGACAAATATAAAGATAAAGTATTTGTTTGCGATACAAAATCAGTCAGTGTAGTTTTACAAGAAATGATAAGAAAAGTATCAGAATGAATTAATCAAGGAAAAACTGGATCAGAAATTCAACAACTAGTAGAGCAAGCTTCAAATGATTTTATTGCATTTATAATACCAAAAAATTTAGAAACTTTAAAAAAGGGTGGAAGAATTAAACCTGCGGCCGCTGCAATTGCTAAAATGTTAAAGATAACTCCAATTTTAAGATATGATGGAAGTATCGACAAAGAAACTACAGCAAGAACATTTAAAAAAGCTATATCAACTGCTTTAGAGCTATTAAAAGATGAGATTCAAGACTTAAAACATATTGATATTTCATATTCAAAAATGGATAACGAATGTTTATGTTCAATTGAAGAAATAATAAAAGAATATGATTTAGAAATTAGAATTAAATCTGAACTAACAAATGTTATTGCTGCACATACAGGAAAAGAAACTATTGCTTTAGTTGCGTGAAAAAAGTAG
- a CDS encoding DegV family protein, whose amino-acid sequence MKIGILIDSSSIYDASKLKDTNIDLLPLHIVMPDNSEILDSESGVTKNNILKRVDNGENIKTSQASPGELEQKYSKMLEEYDHIIHIPITKNLSSMLQTALLVSNDEKFTDKVTVYENADLAAQGISLIALELSKAIQNNEIKTPTEAIKFIDKNKSRVYVSIIPGDLKRLLSGGRALGILTSVLNILKTKLLMVWGKEPKKEAFGRTYSSLTERVIKNLKDKYNDSEFELFVLKTPLTNEKTFSIVKKTLDEAKIEFSYDVVPNIYTVHAGIDTIAFIAIKK is encoded by the coding sequence ATGAAAATAGGAATTTTAATAGATAGTTCATCCATTTATGATGCATCAAAATTAAAAGACACAAACATTGATTTATTACCATTACATATAGTTATGCCAGACAATAGTGAAATTTTAGATTCTGAATCCGGTGTTACTAAAAACAATATTTTAAAAAGAGTTGATAATGGTGAAAATATAAAAACTAGTCAAGCTAGTCCAGGTGAGCTAGAACAAAAATATAGCAAAATGTTAGAAGAATATGATCACATCATTCACATTCCGATCACTAAAAACTTATCTTCTATGTTACAAACTGCATTATTAGTAAGTAATGATGAAAAATTCACAGACAAAGTTACAGTTTATGAAAACGCTGATTTAGCTGCACAAGGTATTAGTTTAATAGCTCTTGAATTAAGTAAAGCTATTCAAAACAATGAAATTAAAACTCCAACTGAAGCAATAAAATTCATTGACAAAAACAAATCTCGAGTTTATGTTTCAATTATTCCTGGAGATTTAAAAAGATTGTTAAGCGGAGGAAGAGCTCTTGGAATATTAACAAGTGTGTTAAACATTTTAAAAACTAAATTATTAATGGTTTGAGGAAAAGAACCTAAAAAAGAAGCGTTCGGTAGAACTTATTCAAGTTTAACTGAAAGGGTTATAAAAAATTTAAAAGATAAATATAACGATTCTGAATTTGAATTATTTGTTTTAAAAACTCCTCTAACAAATGAAAAAACATTTAGCATAGTCAAAAAAACATTAGATGAAGCTAAAATCGAATTTAGTTATGATGTTGTTCCGAATATTTACACTGTTCATGCAGGAATTGATACTATTGCATTTATTGCTATTAAAAAATAA
- a CDS encoding Fur family transcriptional regulator, with amino-acid sequence MINLNQTQKEKYEKIIKKFKNKKIRLTEVRTAIIKLLITSEHLTIQDIITSLNQELGNINVMSVYNTMDLLLSEHIIFANTFNGKTIWYEIATEKSVHLKCDNCLKVIHLTDKQTDDYNFLELLELCQANKIQLDHFKIEGHGYCNDCLKKPINSL; translated from the coding sequence ATGATAAATTTAAACCAAACTCAAAAAGAAAAGTACGAAAAAATAATTAAAAAATTCAAAAATAAAAAGATTAGATTAACTGAAGTTAGAACTGCAATTATTAAATTGTTAATAACTTCAGAGCATCTAACAATTCAAGATATAATAACAAGTTTAAATCAAGAACTTGGTAATATAAATGTTATGAGTGTTTATAACACAATGGATTTGTTGTTAAGTGAACATATAATTTTTGCTAACACTTTTAATGGTAAAACAATTTGATATGAAATTGCTACAGAAAAATCTGTACATTTAAAATGTGATAATTGTTTAAAAGTAATTCATTTAACTGATAAACAAACTGATGATTATAACTTTTTAGAGTTATTAGAATTATGCCAAGCAAACAAAATACAACTTGATCACTTCAAAATCGAAGGTCATGGCTATTGTAATGATTGTTTAAAAAAACCAATTAATAGTTTATAA
- a CDS encoding acyl carrier protein, producing MNIYDEIVKKLKSKGAKGSININSEFKKMGLDSLDLMDLIVELEDKLDIRIDDDALLSIKTVSDLLNVIEELKK from the coding sequence ATGAACATTTATGATGAAATTGTTAAAAAACTAAAAAGTAAAGGTGCAAAAGGAAGTATTAACATTAACTCTGAATTTAAAAAAATGGGTCTTGATTCTTTAGATTTGATGGATTTAATTGTTGAGTTAGAAGATAAATTAGATATTAGAATTGATGATGATGCATTATTAAGCATTAAAACTGTTTCTGATTTATTAAATGTAATTGAAGAGTTGAAAAAGTAA
- a CDS encoding lipoprotein, whose protein sequence is MKLSKRLRISISTALIASCIASTSASIYFSKVFTVNNNLVENYQHINQPIINKSHINKLLTDQNQLNINNFKVTFLNELKKQNKDLKVLDDLVSFTYNKTEVCVNYKNYKWFYKIVYN, encoded by the coding sequence ATGAAGTTGAGTAAAAGATTAAGAATTTCAATATCTACAGCATTAATTGCTTCTTGTATTGCTTCAACTTCAGCTTCAATTTATTTTTCTAAAGTTTTTACAGTAAATAATAACTTAGTTGAAAACTACCAACATATTAATCAACCAATTATTAATAAAAGCCATATTAATAAATTATTAACAGATCAAAACCAATTAAATATTAATAATTTTAAAGTAACGTTTTTAAATGAATTAAAAAAACAAAATAAAGATTTAAAAGTTTTAGATGATTTAGTTAGCTTTACATATAATAAAACTGAAGTTTGTGTGAATTATAAAAACTATAAATGGTTCTATAAAATTGTATATAATTAA
- a CDS encoding ABC transporter ATP-binding protein, which yields MNQEIIRINNLTKKFKSGYGIFDINLVVKQGDVYGYLGPNGSGKSTTIRHMMGYIKPLKGSVNIMNKDAWKQSHLIQSEVGYIPGEINLPEYVNGLNFIKQIFKLRNQTNWDYVEKLINYFEFNPNIKIKKMSKGMKQKVALVIAFMHNPKLLILDEPTTGLDPLMKNKFINLVLECKNNGATILLSSHIFEEVEKTCNKVAIIKSGKIIADIDLENLKQISDRRYEISFKNNQILESKFLKEVNDNKVLYIVPTSDVNNFFEQLKNYEIEMLKEIPFSLEKYFLNFYKRNEVENNV from the coding sequence ATGAATCAAGAAATTATTAGAATAAATAATTTAACTAAAAAGTTTAAATCAGGATATGGTATTTTTGATATTAATTTAGTTGTTAAACAAGGTGATGTTTATGGTTATTTAGGACCAAATGGTAGTGGTAAATCTACAACAATTAGACATATGATGGGATATATTAAACCTTTAAAAGGTTCAGTTAATATTATGAATAAAGATGCTTGAAAACAATCTCATTTAATTCAATCGGAAGTTGGTTATATTCCTGGAGAAATTAATTTACCAGAATATGTTAATGGATTAAATTTTATTAAACAAATCTTTAAATTAAGAAATCAAACTAATTGAGATTATGTTGAAAAACTAATTAATTATTTTGAATTTAATCCAAATATTAAAATTAAAAAAATGAGTAAAGGTATGAAACAAAAAGTTGCTCTAGTAATTGCTTTTATGCATAATCCTAAATTACTTATTTTAGATGAACCGACAACTGGATTAGATCCTTTAATGAAAAATAAATTTATTAATTTAGTTTTAGAATGTAAAAATAATGGTGCAACTATTTTATTAAGTTCACACATATTTGAAGAAGTTGAAAAAACTTGTAATAAAGTTGCAATTATTAAATCAGGAAAAATCATAGCTGATATTGATTTAGAAAATTTAAAACAAATAAGTGATAGAAGATATGAAATTAGTTTTAAAAATAATCAGATTTTAGAATCTAAATTTTTAAAAGAAGTTAACGATAATAAAGTGTTATATATTGTTCCAACAAGTGATGTTAATAACTTTTTTGAACAATTAAAAAATTATGAAATTGAAATGTTGAAAGAAATACCTTTTTCACTTGAAAAATATTTCTTGAATTTTTATAAAAGAAATGAGGTTGAAAACAATGTTTAA
- a CDS encoding thymidine phosphorylase: MNTFANIIEKKKHNIKLTQDEINWLIKGYVDGSITDYQMAAFCMATYFTDMNDLETSHLTKSYIESGSQYDLSSVKGFKADKHSTGGVGDKTSLVYAPLVASYGINICKLTGRGLGKTGGTADKLESFPGWKCELENDEFTGVINKTGLSIICQSDDVVPADKKIYALRDVTGTIDSMPLITASIMSKKLVVENDGLVLDVKVGNGAFMTNLDDAIDLSNRMIDVAKNYNRKIGVILSNMECPLGKAIGNAIEVKEAWDTLNGKGPKDFVELITTIVGVTLLQAKMFNTLEEAKADVYKKLQSGEAAHYFKDFVIAQGGDWSVLENYDKVFKCKNKLEIKATKSGYVKYTRAEELGLISVQLGAGRAKKTDTIDHAAGIYLDKEYGDQVNVGDVVMTLYTNKDINPLWEKEVLKTFEVVESQPTKQVIFKIISDDVK, translated from the coding sequence ATGAATACATTTGCAAACATTATTGAAAAGAAAAAACATAATATTAAATTAACACAAGATGAAATCAATTGACTTATAAAAGGTTATGTTGATGGATCTATTACAGATTATCAAATGGCTGCATTTTGCATGGCTACTTATTTTACTGATATGAATGATTTAGAAACTTCACATCTAACAAAATCTTATATTGAATCAGGATCACAATATGATTTAAGTTCAGTCAAAGGATTTAAAGCTGATAAACACTCAACTGGTGGAGTTGGAGATAAAACTAGTTTAGTTTATGCTCCACTTGTAGCAAGTTATGGTATTAATATTTGTAAACTAACAGGAAGAGGATTAGGTAAAACTGGTGGAACTGCTGATAAATTAGAATCATTTCCTGGTTGAAAATGCGAATTAGAAAACGATGAATTTACAGGTGTAATTAATAAAACAGGATTAAGTATTATTTGTCAATCTGATGATGTTGTTCCTGCTGATAAAAAAATCTATGCACTACGTGATGTTACTGGAACAATTGATTCAATGCCATTAATTACAGCTTCAATTATGAGTAAAAAACTTGTTGTTGAAAACGATGGATTAGTTTTAGATGTTAAAGTCGGAAACGGTGCGTTTATGACTAACTTAGATGATGCTATTGATCTTTCTAATAGAATGATTGATGTAGCTAAAAATTATAATAGAAAAATTGGTGTCATTCTTTCAAATATGGAATGTCCACTAGGAAAAGCAATTGGTAATGCTATTGAAGTTAAAGAAGCTTGAGATACACTTAACGGAAAAGGACCAAAAGACTTTGTTGAATTAATTACTACAATTGTTGGTGTAACACTATTACAAGCTAAAATGTTTAACACTTTAGAAGAAGCTAAAGCTGATGTTTATAAAAAACTTCAATCAGGAGAAGCTGCACATTATTTTAAAGACTTTGTTATCGCTCAAGGTGGAGACTGATCTGTTTTAGAAAATTATGATAAAGTATTTAAATGTAAAAATAAACTTGAAATCAAAGCAACAAAAAGTGGTTATGTAAAATACACAAGAGCTGAAGAATTAGGTTTAATTTCAGTTCAACTAGGAGCTGGACGTGCTAAAAAAACCGATACTATTGATCACGCTGCTGGAATTTATTTAGATAAAGAATATGGTGATCAAGTTAATGTTGGTGATGTAGTTATGACTTTATATACTAATAAAGACATAAATCCATTGTGAGAAAAAGAAGTATTAAAAACTTTTGAAGTAGTTGAATCTCAACCTACAAAACAAGTTATTTTCAAAATCATTTCAGATGATGTTAAATAA
- the leuS gene encoding leucine--tRNA ligase has product MDFSHKAIEKKWQKFWKDNNIYKTTNNKDKKSYVLDMFPYPSGAGLHVGHVKGYTATDVFARFRRMQGYDVLHPIGWDAFGLPAEQYALKTGNDPREFTLKNIDNFRVQLQKMGFSYDFDKEVNTADPNYYKITQWIFKKLYENNLAENRDIEVNWCQELGTVLANDEIIEKDGVMVSERGEHPVTKKKMRQWVLKITDYAEKLLQGLDELDWPQSVKDLQKNWIGKSEGAEIIFKSNDIDIPVFTTRADTIYGVSYIVLAPENELVLKLTTDDKLEEVKKYIELTASKSEIDRKDESRPKTGVFVGSYAINPVNNQPVQIWISDYVLNDYGTGAVMAVPAHDKRDWDFATTFNLPIKFVIKAKDESKAFVGEGIHINSEILDGLDRIQALEVIYKYIEENNLGTKKVNYKLRDWLFSRQRFYGEPFPVLYTENQEIVLVEDDNLPVTLPKTEYIKPTGTGESPLANVDKWVNVENDGVKYRRETNTMPQSAGSSWYFIAYVLTNMSNDLIDINSEEAWKRLEKWLPVDLYIGGQEHAVGHLLYARFWTHFLYDIGVCPVKEPFKNLFNQGMILGPDGRKMSKSWGNVINPDDVIDTHGADALRLYEMFMGPLDASLPWSFDGLDASLKWLNRCYRMINKVEFSDTNNSNLDFVYNDVVKKVTEMISSLKFNTAISQLMVLVNAIYKEKEGTVYKPYVEGFVKMLSLFAPHLAEELWEKLGHNSSITTQQWPSYDSSKLVKNTVVVAIQVNGKLRSTVEVEKNTDKETLLKLAKTDENVMKFIDGHQIVKEIVVVDKIVNIVVK; this is encoded by the coding sequence ATGGATTTTTCACATAAAGCAATAGAAAAGAAATGACAAAAATTCTGAAAAGATAATAATATTTATAAAACTACAAATAATAAAGATAAAAAATCATATGTTTTAGATATGTTCCCTTATCCAAGTGGTGCTGGATTACACGTTGGTCACGTTAAAGGTTATACTGCAACTGATGTTTTTGCACGTTTTAGAAGAATGCAAGGTTATGATGTATTACACCCAATTGGTTGAGATGCTTTTGGTTTACCAGCTGAACAATATGCTTTAAAAACTGGAAATGATCCTAGAGAATTTACTTTAAAAAATATTGATAACTTTAGAGTTCAATTACAAAAAATGGGATTTAGTTATGATTTTGATAAAGAAGTTAACACAGCAGATCCTAACTACTATAAAATAACTCAATGAATTTTTAAAAAGTTATATGAAAATAATTTAGCTGAAAATAGAGATATTGAAGTTAATTGATGTCAAGAACTAGGAACAGTATTAGCTAATGATGAAATCATAGAAAAAGATGGAGTCATGGTAAGTGAACGTGGTGAACACCCTGTTACTAAGAAAAAAATGCGTCAATGAGTTTTAAAAATTACTGATTATGCTGAAAAATTATTACAAGGTTTAGATGAATTAGATTGACCTCAATCAGTAAAAGATTTACAAAAAAATTGAATAGGTAAATCAGAAGGTGCTGAAATTATTTTCAAATCAAATGATATCGATATTCCAGTTTTTACAACACGTGCAGATACTATTTATGGAGTTAGTTATATTGTTTTAGCTCCTGAAAATGAATTAGTTTTAAAATTAACTACAGATGATAAATTAGAAGAAGTTAAAAAGTATATTGAATTAACAGCTTCAAAATCTGAAATTGATCGTAAAGATGAATCTAGACCAAAAACTGGAGTTTTTGTTGGAAGTTATGCAATAAATCCTGTTAATAATCAACCTGTTCAAATTTGAATTAGTGATTATGTATTGAATGATTATGGAACTGGAGCTGTTATGGCTGTTCCTGCTCATGATAAAAGAGATTGAGATTTTGCAACCACATTTAATTTACCAATTAAATTTGTTATTAAAGCTAAAGATGAATCTAAAGCATTTGTTGGTGAAGGGATTCATATTAACTCTGAAATCTTAGATGGATTAGATAGAATTCAAGCATTAGAAGTAATTTATAAATATATAGAAGAAAATAATTTAGGTACTAAAAAAGTTAATTACAAATTAAGAGATTGATTATTTTCAAGACAACGTTTTTATGGTGAACCATTCCCTGTTTTATATACAGAAAATCAAGAAATAGTTTTAGTTGAAGATGATAATCTACCAGTTACTCTACCTAAAACTGAATACATTAAACCAACAGGAACTGGTGAAAGCCCATTAGCTAATGTTGATAAATGAGTTAATGTTGAAAATGATGGTGTTAAATATAGAAGAGAAACTAATACTATGCCTCAATCTGCTGGATCAAGTTGATATTTCATTGCGTATGTTTTAACTAATATGTCAAATGATTTAATTGATATAAATTCAGAAGAAGCTTGAAAAAGATTAGAAAAATGATTACCTGTCGATCTTTACATAGGTGGACAAGAACACGCTGTAGGTCACTTATTATATGCAAGATTCTGAACACATTTCTTATATGATATAGGTGTTTGTCCTGTTAAAGAACCGTTTAAAAACTTATTTAACCAAGGTATGATTTTAGGACCTGATGGTAGAAAAATGTCTAAATCATGAGGTAATGTAATTAATCCTGATGATGTAATTGATACACATGGAGCGGACGCTTTAAGATTATATGAAATGTTTATGGGACCATTAGATGCTTCTCTTCCTTGAAGTTTTGATGGATTAGATGCTAGTTTAAAATGATTAAATCGTTGTTATAGAATGATTAATAAAGTTGAATTTTCAGATACAAATAATTCTAATTTAGATTTTGTTTATAATGATGTAGTTAAAAAAGTAACTGAAATGATCAGTTCATTAAAATTCAATACTGCAATTAGTCAATTAATGGTTTTAGTAAATGCGATTTATAAAGAAAAAGAAGGAACAGTATATAAACCTTATGTTGAAGGGTTTGTAAAAATGTTAAGTTTATTTGCTCCTCACTTAGCTGAAGAATTATGAGAAAAATTAGGACACAATTCAAGTATCACAACTCAACAATGACCAAGTTATGATTCATCTAAATTAGTTAAAAATACAGTTGTAGTGGCAATTCAAGTTAACGGAAAACTTCGTAGTACTGTAGAAGTTGAAAAAAATACCGATAAAGAAACTCTACTTAAATTAGCTAAAACTGATGAAAATGTTATGAAATTTATCGATGGTCATCAAATTGTAAAAGAAATTGTTGTAGTTGATAAAATTGTAAATATTGTTGTTAAGTAA
- a CDS encoding glycoside hydrolase family 13 protein — protein sequence MNNYWWKNTVVYEMYLQSFKDSNNDGIGDLNGAIEKLEYLKNLGVGAIWLTPIYKSPLVDNGYDISDYKDINPIYGDLDKFKEFVDKANSLDIKIVMDLVLNHTSDQHEWFKQARSSKDNPYRDYYIWRDEPSDINSVFGGSAWEYDETTNQYYFHLFAKEQPDLNWENPKVREEIAKTVKWWCDFGIKGFRLDAIDLIGKEVDKKILNNGPNLHKYLYDLRANSWKTSDVMTVGECWGATLDQAIQFSNDENKEFSMVFNFEPILRFFSQEHKFKKTPVDFVKFKKIFEKWQQGLFNKGWSGLFLTNHDMPRMVSRFGNDKEYRIESSKSISTAIYLMQGTPFIHQGDEIGMTNVNWTDLNKYRDVEILNTYQTDVLGKKNITHDEFIEGVLEVGRDHSRTPIQWDDSEFAGFSKTRPWIDVNDNYKEVNAKNDLANPNGIYNFLKSLISFRSKSQFAEIINNGWFELIKADDQNIFAYSRTYENKTIKIISNWSENIVDISDIVNKNDDILLNTESSFDDMKLQPWQSIVVKQN from the coding sequence ATGAATAATTATTGATGAAAAAATACTGTAGTTTACGAAATGTATCTTCAATCATTTAAAGATTCAAATAATGATGGTATTGGAGATTTAAATGGAGCTATAGAAAAATTAGAGTACTTAAAAAATCTTGGAGTTGGAGCTATTTGATTAACTCCAATCTACAAATCACCACTTGTTGATAATGGATATGACATTTCTGATTACAAAGATATTAATCCTATTTATGGTGATTTAGATAAATTTAAAGAATTTGTTGATAAAGCAAATTCATTAGATATTAAGATTGTTATGGATCTAGTTTTAAATCATACTTCAGATCAACATGAATGATTTAAACAAGCAAGAAGTTCAAAAGATAATCCTTACAGAGATTATTACATTTGAAGAGATGAACCATCTGATATTAATTCAGTTTTCGGAGGAAGTGCTTGAGAGTATGATGAAACTACAAATCAATACTACTTCCACTTATTTGCAAAAGAACAACCTGATTTAAACTGAGAAAATCCTAAAGTTAGAGAAGAAATTGCAAAAACAGTTAAATGATGATGTGATTTTGGTATCAAAGGATTTAGATTAGATGCAATTGATTTAATTGGTAAAGAAGTAGATAAAAAAATTCTAAACAATGGACCAAATCTACATAAATATCTTTACGATTTAAGAGCTAACAGTTGAAAAACAAGTGATGTTATGACTGTTGGTGAATGTTGAGGAGCAACACTTGATCAAGCAATACAATTTTCAAATGATGAAAACAAAGAGTTTTCAATGGTATTTAACTTTGAACCAATTTTAAGGTTCTTTAGCCAAGAACATAAATTTAAAAAAACACCCGTTGACTTTGTTAAATTCAAGAAAATCTTTGAAAAATGACAACAAGGATTATTCAATAAAGGTTGATCTGGATTATTTTTAACAAATCACGATATGCCTAGAATGGTTTCAAGATTTGGAAATGATAAAGAATACAGAATCGAATCATCAAAATCAATTTCAACAGCAATTTATTTAATGCAAGGAACTCCATTTATTCACCAAGGTGATGAAATTGGAATGACTAATGTAAATTGAACTGATTTAAATAAATATAGAGATGTTGAAATTCTAAACACTTATCAAACTGATGTTTTAGGTAAGAAAAACATTACTCATGATGAATTTATAGAAGGTGTTTTAGAAGTTGGAAGAGATCATTCAAGAACTCCAATTCAATGAGATGATTCAGAATTTGCTGGATTTAGTAAAACAAGACCTTGAATTGATGTAAATGATAATTATAAAGAAGTTAATGCAAAAAATGATTTAGCTAACCCTAATGGAATTTACAACTTCTTAAAATCATTAATCTCATTTAGAAGTAAAAGTCAATTTGCTGAAATTATTAACAATGGTTGATTTGAATTAATCAAAGCTGATGATCAAAACATATTTGCTTATTCAAGAACTTATGAAAATAAAACTATTAAAATTATTTCAAACTGAAGTGAAAACATAGTTGATATAAGTGATATAGTTAATAAAAATGATGATATTTTATTGAACACAGAATCATCATTTGATGATATGAAATTACAACCTTGACAATCAATTGTTGTAAAACAAAACTAA